The Leptodactylus fuscus isolate aLepFus1 chromosome 1, aLepFus1.hap2, whole genome shotgun sequence nucleotide sequence GTTTTGCCACCTCTTACCTTAGATCTGTGAATGACTTATGGCTTTAATGACTAGGATGTTACCATAGAAAGTTAGCACAGCTTTAATAAAGAGGGCTGTAAATGTAAGAAGACACAGTTTTCAGCATATGACAAACATTTCAACCCCCATCCCATACAATACCATACAAGGAGGTGGATTAGAGAGGCCTAATTATTATTCAGAGAACTTGACTCCTAACAAGAcctaatattattaaaaaaaaacaactgttgaTGTCCAGAGAAACTATGTCACACCTGTGGACCCAGCCATGCTGGATACTTCCCAAGCTCCAAGGAACAATTGTAACTTGTAAGGCTTTTTATGCTTTTTATTCTCCCCTTATTTTATAAAGATTTCTTTATGTCGCTTTTTGTTTTGCCTCTTTTTGTAAGCAGAACCTTTGTATTAAATTGTTCACTTTGATGTTGGTCTTTGTGCTACCAGTCTAATGACTTTTAAAGTGTGTTTTGCCATTTGACTGTTAGAGACATGCATGTCCATGTCAGTTGGGTTCCTAGTACCCAAATCAGTAGGTGGAAGCAGCATGTATATGGGGTGTGATTTATGatcaatttgcagcctgagtgaaaaGTGAGTGCAAGATTGGAGTGGAGTGAAATAGCTCCTGACAACTGTACCCATGCCACCTTCTAGGATGGTCCGTACATGACAGAGTTGAACTGGATGGCACTGGTGCAGGTACATTATTGTTTCAGCAATCCCCTTTAGCTTTACAAATAAGATGCCTTGTGTACCCAAACCTTCCTTGAGTCTGTAGTTTCAGATACGAAAATAAATGGAATCAATGACTTGAGATGTAAAAGAATCCCTTTCCTAGTATGGCAAACAGCAGTGTTGGCTTGTAAGAATAGGGTGAACAGAATATTGGGAACAATGATGCAGAGCATGCTGGTTTGTTCACAGATCCAAGGTCCAGAAACTTGGAGACGGAGCAGGATGTTTTGCCTCATTGTTTACATTTGAATGGTGTCTTAAAGTGCCAGTTGTTGTGTGCCAAAGGTTTCCTGTTCTCTGTACCACAGCCAGTAATGCAAGACACCTGTTAATAATTGGGTGTAGATCATTGTTGTGTGTCTACGAAACAGAAATGGGACCCATCGTCTGTGAGATAACAAAAGACAAGGAACAATTTAGCAAAGGAGAGCTTTTTATGCCCAAGGATCCTGGGCACACAAAGTGGAGAGCTTCATGTGCCGTCTCCTAGTTACAAAAATATGTTATTGAAAGTATTTACTGATTTAGAAATAAATTTGCAAAGGCAAATATGAACGTccaggatgtttttttttaaaacttggaAAATGTGAGGAGGGGTAAAGGCAAACATTTATTACATGGCTGGGACAAGACACTGTTTCCAAACTCCTGATGCTAACATAACTGTATGGAAGCACGCACACGCGGGCAAGCTGAACTTCTTGTTTGTCTCATGAAGGGCACTGCCTGCACACAAAACAGGCTCAGTAGAGGAATGATAGGCAGGATGGCCATGTCCATTAAGGAAGAATTtgcaagatgggaataaccctttaatgtaAACTAAGATGCGGTAATCTAATCTATCCAATATATGTTAGCATCTCTGGCATTAAACAATGTTTAGAACATTTCAAAACAAACTTCAAAAGATGGCTATTTGATCCAAACAATATTGCACACAGGAAATACTTTTGTGTCATTGACCTTATATTACAAAAAACAATCTCCATTTGGAACATGATTACACTTATTTCTATTGCGTTATCCTTTACAGACATGGTCGAAACTAGAGATTCTCAAGCTCTGGCACCTCATCAACCAGAAAATGGTTATGTCTTGTCCTTACCTGGTCAAAGTCCATAtcaaaatatgaaatattttatttGTCTCATTATCCTACCTTCAATTTATGATAAGCGCAAAAGGAGTCAATGATGTTCTACATTGACTGGTGCAGTCACATGATGACAATCACTTCTGGGATATATGCCTCCCTAATGGCTGGGCAGCCTGCTTCAGTGTGCGAAACAATGGCCTAAACCAATACAATAACTTAGCTCAATGAGAAAAGGCAACACCCCTGAGGAGTAAAGCTCCACCTCCCAGGGGCCATAGGATAATTTTGGATTATAGgatcccaattttttttattttatttgggaAATGATTACAATTCTGTACATTTACGGAGCAAACCATGGCAAAGTAACCATGCTTTCTGAAGTGGAAGCCCCTGTGACCACCCTGGTCACTACTAACAGGTTAAAGTAACAGCTATTTTTTATGCTGGAAAGGGTGACATATGGCACTGTGCCTACAAGAGGATTTGGGAATAAATATATTTTAAGTAAATCATGGTCATGTGGAATTCAAACGATAGAATTTCTCATGATATGTTATATCATTCCAAGGCATCTAGGTATAAGTATCATAGAGGAAAAGAGTTACCTTAGTTTTATAGACACAAAGGTCTCATTAAGGCACCAAGACAAAGTGCACTGTGGCCCCAAACAAAAAGATATTATGTTTTCTTTTAATTTGATGTGGAGATTCTCTTTAAAATATTAAAGTAAATATCACAAAAATAAGCGAAAAATAAAACTACAGTTTGTACTGGATAAATGGTCATGATAATCCTCAGTAGTAATCCTTGTTTATTTCTCTTTCAGAAATGTATAACCGATGAATGCTTCTTCTTTGAACGACTAGAAGCAAACAACTACAACACCTACCGCTCTCGCAAATACAGCGATTGGTACGTGGCTCTAAAGAGAACTGGGCAGTACAAAAACGGATCTCAAACTTCACCAGGACAAAAGGCTATCCTATTTCTTCCCATGTCTGCAAAAAGCTGATCCTACTTATAGATGTCTTTTATTCAGGCAAAGAAggaataatattatataaaaaaacaaaacaaaaaaacaattgtaAATATATAAGAAATGTGATCAGAAGGGATTTTAAATGAATTTCCTTGAATGCCAGTGGTTAAAGATGAAAAAGTAGAAAGAGTATATATTATCATTCTAAAATATACCTTAATTACATGTAAAATATTATGAATAAGTAGCATAATTATGACACAAATATTGCCCTTGTTGAGGTATATTTCATTCCTGAAGAGTTAGCTGGGTATAAACTGACGGATACATGTGTTGTTTTACTGTGAAACTTGCTAGAGGTCATTCCTGCGTTTCATAGGTAGCTGGCAATTCTTTGTGGTACAGAGAGTAAAAAAGTCCAGAGTAAACAGCTGGGTAGGTCCTCATAGTAAGGTCAATGTTGTGAAATCCCTCCTTGTATCCATACAGTAGAAGTTTAGCAATTCTGCTAGTAATGGGAGTGGTGTGGCTGGTGTATGCAAGTTCTCTAAGGTCCATCCATTCACACCTCAAGCATTCCTGAGGGCAGAAATTAATGCTATAAGACAATGGCCGTAGacgacatataatatacatatctgACTTTCCAAAGGCACCAGGGTGATTATGTTGCTGCCTTATGCTCAAGAAGGACTGAAACTCTGACTCGATGCCCGTCTCCTCAAAAACCTCCCGAACGGCAGTAACTCCTAAAGTGGGAGACAATAAAAAGTTAGGGTAGCTATATAAGGGAGCTCATGTTACAATTATCTGAAACGAGTATCCACAGTAGgaatgtttgtatttttttatattggtaaaaacattttgtttttgcattatGTAAAAGTGCATTTGTTAAACATGCACCGTTTTAATAAGGAATTACATAAAAAGTGAAGAAACTTGGCACATATATTACTTTATCTTGAACTGGGCCAGAGTTACAGCTATTCCACAAATACCAAAGCAGGGCTTTGTTAACTGGACTTAGTCCTGGTACGTCTGGTACATAGATTAATGATCAGGAACACTGGAAGGTTTAAGGAAAACTGTCCTGTTTTATGAacttaaagggagactgtcaaaAAGAAAATGACTTGGTCTTCtgcaggcggcatgttatagagtagGAAAAGATGAGCaatattgatatatagttttgtgggacaagtttcaATATAACCTATCATTTATCCGtttattttttgttctttatatgCTTAATAAAAGTCAGTGGGTAATCCTAATCTCTGAAGGCACAATCATTGTTACATCAGCCCACTGGACTAAGGGGATACCATAAACCCCCATTATCAATCAGAAGCATACTGCCATTTATCCCCTTATAtgtcctaagtagagatgagtgagtagtattcgatcgaatacctcccctgcatagatattggtgtactcagtcgaatatcacgcggtaaatgcagtaaaaattcgatgcccctcccaccttccctggcgctttttttacaccaataactatgcaggggaggtattcaatcgcatactactcgctcatctctagtcctaagacATTTTATAGAATAAAgtaaaaatagacttttttttcccttgttattgaaaagagaagaaaaaaacaatTGGTATCACCTCATCCGTAACAACCCCTAAACTAAAATTAGCATGTTACTTATTGTACATTATTTCACATGATAAACATTAAAATTCAGAtgacagaattgatgttttctgatcgtctcacctctcaaaaacaaaaagtaataacaactgatcaaaaagtcgtaAGTACCCACAAAGTACAAGGCCTTGTAAatctacattgaaataaaatgtaaaaagttatgaacGCAGGAATAGGGATAAAATGGTACTGGTCTAAGGCTGAAATGTAATTGCTATAGGGTTAAAATATACAAAAGACAGCAGAGTTATgtgtcagtaatatttatttgAGTCATAAATTTAAAATCTGAAGAAATTACAATTTTGGGAGAGTTTTTGCAACTTTTAAAATTGACTGTTAATTggataaggattttttttttacatgggctgctaaaaggtaataaaaaaaaaaaaaaaggcaggatACAAAAAATAACATCTAAAAAGAACACCTGTTGTATCACCGAATGCTACCATGGTTCCCAATAGGTATTTGTTCACATGCCTGAAGCTATAGCTTGCCATGTTAAGCCAGCCCAGTCAGCCACTGATCAAAGCGGTGATGCTTGTGACCATTTTTTTTATGTGACCACTGGACTGTTAAGGACATATACTCAGGCAgcagattttttgcaaaaaattctgCAGCTGAATGTTGGTTTCCTTCCTTTGAATGGGGTTGTTTAGGTGGAAAAAACCCAGCAACACCCGCTGCATATCTGCAATAGGGACTACATAATGCAGAGTGTAGCAAATTTATACATCTatcacaagttccctttaaataaatttttCTTTTCATAAAGCAAATGAAATGGGTACTAACCAATATCTTCACCTGGATCAGACAATCCACCTGGGAATTTCCACGTATTTACAGTCTGAAATGTTGAATGGCAAATgttaaatttgtatttttttttctgtcatttattatttttacatgtggATCTCTCATGTACATACTtgagaaaaataacaaaaaaaatcataaactCTAGAAGTACTGTATGCAGTAATAATCAGAAAGAAAAGGTGAGTGACTGAAGGAGGCCATAAATTAGCTTACAAGGCCAAACAGTCCCTTCACTCTCACATGCCATTACCCTTATTGATGATGAGAATGGGGGTCCTCTTTCCCATTGCATACAGCAAAAATCATGTATACATACTGATACTCTATTCAGATTCTAGGAGACCAACAAAAATAATTGAGTACTATACTTGTACTAATATGGATTAGTGGTGCACATGTGTGACTACTGCTCTAAGTGGTGAGGCTCCCAGTGGTGGGATTCCTAAATTGATAATCTGTgattgtgggacaacccctttaagaggtacCATACATAGAACCTTTGCAATATGCCTAGCCTGTTTATAGTCCTTCCAATATCATTGAAGTAAAAGAGAAGTGATTTGTATTTGACCACTCTTTTCCTTTCCATTTTATAACAAAGCAATAAGCAACATCCAAAATGCATAGCACAAAAGATATGGAACAAATATTACCAAACCATCTAACTATAACTAATAAGCTACAATGATTCTTTGTGTACAGAAGTACTTCCATGTATAGACTTGTAAATACTACTAATACACAGTTATTATTTATAAAGCTGGTGTACAATTTTTGAACTTTCGACTTGTATTTCAGTCGCGCTACTTTGGGATAAGATTATGTGACGTTCACACTTGCATCGCTGTCCACCctttgggtttccgtcctaatccctgaaagaactgcataggggatggcttgctggcagtcagttttaaacctattcatttcaatgggtttttaaagcaaaccgccgccGTTGTCCGTATGCAGTCCCTCCGcggggaaacgtttttttttttttgcatggacacaaagtcagacatgcaggactttgtgtctatgCAAAAAAAGATGGTTTCactgcagagaggctgcatacggacaccggcggtttgctttaaaaacgacGCAGacatcaaaataaaatgattcattatttttaattacattatacaatttttaatattgtaCAATTAATTAGCTGCATAGTTTATTGCATATGTCAACAAGGTTTCATATGAATTCAGTCTCTGGCTTTGTACTGAACTAGATGTTTGTTACTGCGGATGGAGtctggctgtggaaaaatagaggaatcAGGATGTTTGAAAGCCTTTTCCCCCTAAGCttgccatttaaagaggacctttcatcagattgggcacaggcagttccatatactgttggaaagctgacagtgcgctgaattcagtcagaagggcgtttctgacagtctgtcaggtacatccttctccacagcagcgcctatagtgtgagtggggaggaacgccccttcccctcctgataatactagtctatggacgagcactgggagcagaggaagggggcgttactccctgctcacactgtacagcactataggcgctgctgtggagaaggacgttcctgactgactgtcagaaacgcccttctgactgtaaagagctacggtactgggactgatagtgttttacccggggcacagatcgggaaagccgtactgcccgtgcccaaatcggtgaaaggtcctctttaaaggagttgttcaggatAACCTTTTTTGCAAGGAGGCCAAGAAAGGTGAGAAAAAACataaacccatactcacctgtccctggtgtttCGGTGTCTCCCCACTAATTAGCCTCAGCAGCCTAAGTAAAGGGTGTcgctcacatatgtcacctgtgacttCCTGTGTCCTTCTGCCAAAACAAGATTGACTGGCAGGACCGGACTgtggtgggagacaccagagcacatgGGGCAAGTGAGTATGTTTTTCAACTTCCTCTgcctccatgcaaaaaaaaaaaaaaaaaaaaagttattccaGACGACCCCTTGAAGGGTTTAACAACAAGTTAACCCCTATCCACAGGGTAACTTGTGAGTAATGGGGTCCAGCTgctgggatccccactgatcaagaGTGCTACACTTGTGTCTCTAGTATTCCCACTTAAGTAAATGGAGTGGGTGCGCATTTGTCTGAACATAGCTCCATTCAGTATGGGAGCAACACTCTATCCATTCTTGTGATTGCTGGGGGCCCTAGCAGTTGGACTTCCCTGACCAATCTACAATTTATGACCCTGTTATGCGGACAGGGAATAACTGCTAAGATTACatgcctgttttgtttttttgtatatgtGCTCTCAGTGTTTTCCACTGACAGCATATGGACATTTTGATTTTACGATCTTGTGAATGGCTCATCACATACATGAAAGATAgatcaagtatttttttttttaaagctaaacTTTGTACAGTTTGACCAGTGAAAAAGAAACACAAGTGACATCTGTGAAAAATTACCTTATGAATGAAACATATACGTGAAAAAAGCATGTGTGAATCAGGCCCAAGGCCCCACATATTGAAACACAGCTGAATAGTGctgcttgaaattttttttaaaaaactcagCGAAAATGCTTTTGTGTTACATTTTTACCTACTCCATATAAGTCTAAGGAGAAAGTGCAAAGTTTTCTGCAGCATTTGCTTTCACAACGTGGGAATAAGTATGAATAAAAATCACTTTGCTGAGACtgtaaatgcagcatttttttctgcaacatgtggcctcagtctaagggccccttcacacggagtttacgctccatgtattctgtatacgctctgctcattttgttcattttacacgtgtaaaatgtacagaatacacggagcgtaaactccgtgtgaaggggccctaagagagaAAACTGTGTCACTAAGCTTTCTCAAGAGAGAAGTCGTATTTTAgatgataacattttttttttttgaggattcATGTAAAACTTGCATGAAGCAGAGACAAACTTATAACTTAGATATACGTACAACACCAGTTTCACCACTGAATTATTAATATACACACGCTTCAAACTAATTCAATATAAACGGTACAAAAATATAAGACCCTATTCATACCAGCATCATAGATTCTGTGGCATTCCAATATTGTGACGGAAAAAAATAGCATTCAATACTGGAAACTCCTAAAATAAATGTGGACAGGGTCCAACTAAAACTGGGtaaaaataaacagtaatatttTGCTTAGCGTTAGAGTTATGTGTTAGGGATTTCCTGGTAAGCTGCTGTCTGAGTATGACCACCATCATTATGAGATACCCATTAGACATACCGTACTCCCTCTGCTGGATTGTGTGCTATGCACAAGTTATCCCAGGATGGCTTGGTAGCTACACTCCAGGGACAACTAGACAGGAGAATGACAGGGATCCTTGTGCTCATCATGAGAGCTAACACCATAAAGGTCTGGTCTATGTATATAAACACTGTACAATGAAAATGTCATACAGCTAATAAAAAGTACTGG carries:
- the NUDT6 gene encoding nucleoside diphosphate-linked moiety X motif 6 encodes the protein MLWLGARRVWGARIQCSRVWARSLTSRSWPEGTLDKFGGVSVQLQPEHQKDEAAFRSWLQGAIKKWREEGRTAVWMHIPIMLSGLITHAASEGFTFHHAQNDTSTLTLWLKDGPNKLPGYATHQVGVAGAVLDEVSGKVLVVQDRNKTVNTWKFPGGLSDPGEDIGVTAVREVFEETGIESEFQSFLSIRQQHNHPGAFGKSDMYIICRLRPLSYSINFCPQECLRCEWMDLRELAYTSHTTPITSRIAKLLLYGYKEGFHNIDLTMRTYPAVYSGLFYSLYHKELPATYETQE